From the genome of Canis lupus baileyi chromosome 4, mCanLup2.hap1, whole genome shotgun sequence:
GGGTAGGCCAGGAACCTGCATTTCAGTGAGCATCCCAGCCCCTTCCCGGGCCCCTCCATCTGAGAGGAGGAGCCACTACTAGCTCGTAGTCTGGGCCAGGACGAGGCCTTCAAGGCCCAGCCTGCTCCCAGCGACCGCAGCACAGGCTTGTTACAAATGCCCGATGTGACAAACGAGAGACGCGCTGCTGAGGGTTTGTGTTCCGCAGGGAAGCGTGTCACCCGCCGTGCTGGCCTCCTCTTTGAATTGGATCCTTTTCCTTCTGTGGAGCCTTGGGTGCCTTGTAGCCTCTGTGCTCGGGGGGAGGGCGCGCACTGGGCCTGGCCGGCCGCTGGGGTGGCTGGGGGTCCCCCCTAGGCTGACCTTCGGAGGCACTTGGATAGAGAAACTGCTCGAGACCATCCCGGTCGCCTCATGTGACCTTGTCTGTTTTCTCCTTGAACAGCAAACGTGCCGGAGGACTATTCTGATCAGTTTGATGACGTCATGGATTTTATTCAGGCCACCATCAGAAGGCTGAAAAGGTCACCCGAGAAACAAATGGCCGTGCCAGCGAGACGAGAGCGGAATCGTCAGGCCGCGGCCGCCGGCCCGGAACATTCCAGGGGGAAGGGGCGGCGAGGCCCGAGGGGCAGAAACCGGGGTTGTGTCTTGACTGCGATACATTTAAACGTCACTGACCTGGGCTTGGGCTACGAAACCAAGGAGGAACTGATTTTTAGGTACTGCAGCGGCTCCTGCGACGCGGCCGAGACCATGTacgacaaaatattaaaaaacttatCCAAAAGTAGAAGGCTGGCGAGTGACAAAGCAGGGCAGGCTTGCTGCAGACCCATCGCCTACGATGACGACCTGTCGTTTTTAGATGACAACCTGGTTTACCATATTCTAAGAAAGCATTCCGCTAAAAGGTGTGGATGTATCTGACTCCGGCTCCAGAGACTGCTGTGTATTGCATTCCTGCTACAGTGCAAAGAAAGGGACCAAGGTTCCCAGGAAATGTTTGCCCCGAATGAAAGATGAGGAccaaggaggcagaggaggaggaggaggaaggaggaggaggaggaggaaggcagccGTTGGGGGAGCCTGGTAGAGGGAGATCCAGCTACGGAGAAGCGGACGGGAGTGGAAACAGCCACCTGGACCCTCCCGGCCGGCAGCCCATGTCACCAGAAGCTCAGGGCTGGTGTCCCCGGGTGGGTGTTTCCTCCCACCCGACAAGCCCACCGTGGCCCGGCGCGGGCGCAGTGGCGGATGCACTTGAAACCAAACCAGTGTATCTCCTGTGGTTTCTTTTCCCTTGTCTGGAGACATCCAGGAAACGGGAATCCTGGGGTCGTTCCTTGTGACGTTTCACTGCTGAAAGCAAGAAAGGTTTATTTTTCTGTCACTCAGCGGAGACATACCccggagaggaggaagaaaaacaaaaacaaaacaaaaaagcaaagacacaAGAGATCGTTACCTTTGAATTTGAACGTTGAGGCCCGAGGTTTGCTACAGCCAGCAGTTTTTGTGGACGGTCGGTGATGGATTTTGAACATGGTGCGTGGGGTGGGAAGAAGTTGGCTGGGAACCCAAAAGTTGGTCCTCAAGACTAAAAACAAACCTGAAGGTATTTCCTTTGTGTCCTTGGAAACAGGAAACCAGTTGTGGTTTTCGGCAGCATTCTTGCAGGAGATCGAGTGGGGAAGGCCCCCAGCTGCCCCGGGGCAGGGGGACCCGCCGGGCCTGTCGGTTTACAGAGAGACAGATGTTACATACCCCCAGCTCCGTTTATGCGTGGTCACCAGTGACCAGAGAAGCTACTCGATGCAATGCATCTGTTTCAGATACAGAAATATAGAGAAgatatttattgagatttaaGTTATTGTTATTTATTACCGTTCACTAATGAGTTgctcttttttcccttatttattAAAGTTTCTTTTCAAAGGTGCCAAAGTACATGTGCTCgcaaaaatgcaaagaaaggtgacaaaggaaattttaattggGAACAAGGGTCCATGCTTTTCAAAGTATTAAAAAGTTTCTCGCTAGGCAAAAATCACTtactttaccttttttaaaagccCTCCTTAATCTCCCCGATTTCagcttctttcctatttttattcttgaaaaatGGAACGTGTCAGAAGGAGCGCTTCTAACAGGCCCCCTTGGGGAGCCCGCTGGCACTGGTTTTACTTCCTCACTGCCCCATGGCTGAGCAGATGTGCCTCACGCCCCCCTTCCTGTTGTATGTAGCTCTCACTCCCTCCCACATGTATCTATCTATGATATGCATTACCGTATGTATGAGGGGTTACATCCCTTTTAGTAGGTAGTCCTGGATTCAGTGTTGACCTAAAAGTAAACTAAAAATCCTAACAGGTAGCCACGGTTCTGCCCTGACTTGTGGAGACTTttcctccatccttccatccacccacCGCCTTCTAGGGAAACATGCTCGTGCCCAGGGCAGCCAAGGAGCACGTTGCCGGCCTTCCAGAAATGGGATCTACCTGGTTGCCATAAAAGCCCCTTGGCTGTCACCTTGGGGCCACAGTGGCCGTCCCTGTCAGAAGAAGGTGGCCCAGAAGGGAGGACGAGGAACACGTGTCTGGCCCAGCCACATCCACACAGCAAGGCTCATAGGCACAGTGTCCTCCTACCTGTGTGCTGACAGcctctggaggggagggggcgtaGGATGGGAACCAGCCGCTCACATGAGCCCCGGAGCCGGGTTTGCCTGGCAGCTGAGCCCCGCACGATGCACTGGGCCCTATGTTAGAGTTTGTTGCGTGTCTCATAAAGGGATCTTTATCAAGGAAATCATCTATCACTACCCGAGTGGCCATTAGCCCTAAAGTATGACAGATTTAGCAATGAAATGACCTACTGGCCTCCCTCAAATAATCATGTTAATTTTGCAAAGTAGCCAAGAGGCAGCATTTACCAGACATCCCTTCCCCTAAGCCCCAAGCTGGCCATCATTCTGTCCCTGTCTTTTCTGCTCCCTTGCACAACttggaaataaagggaaagaaccccgcccccccccccccccccagccctccatCCTGTGGCCACCATGGGGAACTCGCAGAAGAGCAGCCTGCTTAAAGCAATGACACACCCACCTGTCTGGTCATTCGTGAAGCACAATTTGACGCAGCCCCAGGGTCATCTGTCCGGGTCAGAGAATCCTGGCAGATTTGGTGGCTGGCGACCCCAGGTGTCAGCCTCAGCCCCCCGATTCCCATGGAGAGTCCCTGCTCACGGGGGCTCTAGGATACAGCAGATGTTGATAACTTGTTCCCAGCATCACTTACACATCACAGGCAAGTTTTAACTGAAGCGAATCACTCCACCAAATCCACACAAGGGtaaagtttgtgatttttttctatatcattGCGATTACCATCTGATCCGGTAAGGAGTGCACTTCTTTGGAAGTTCTGACTTCTCTGATCTGTCTCAGTCGTTTGTGTTATACAACCAAAGTTCTCTACAGACTTTATTTTTGTACAATatcattttgtaactttttacaaataaaaactcaTTTCTATTGCTCCCTGTATTTCTGTCCTTTCTCGCGTGCTGGGGACCACAGCTGGCCCAGGCGGCCATCCGGAGCGTTCACGTcggccaggccctgggctagaAGGCCCTCCCCTCACCAGCACACAGCCCACAGTTTGGCCAATGGCCTTGCCCATCAGCTCGCCACAACCTATCACCACCTAagtgagaaaaaaacatgaaaaattgtTCCTCACTTACTCAAACCGTACTTGCGGTGCACCTACCCTCAGCCAGGTACTAGTCCGGGCACCAGTCATCCAAAACGTGGCCAAAACCAAAACTCTTTGCCCTCTTGtggttgatattttattttagtggaaACAGACAAtattcaaaaaggtaaaaataggtAGTGATCCAGGCAATGATAAATGCTATAAAGAATACAAACAGGCTAttataatggggaaaaaatggagcctgctttaattAGAGGTGACATTGAGGCAGGACTTAAGAAACAGTGCCAACAAATAAAGAGCATCTTGGCTTTTGCCCCGAAGCAGGCAAACGCTTGGATGGAGCTACCACTTTGCACAACTTTGAGTGACATCATTCACATCTGTTCTGTATGACAATGTAGCAGAATCCCTGGAGTTGGCACAATTGGTGGCCTTTTAGCTTAGTGTATTCTGTGGCAAGAAAAACACCAAAGAGAGGAAATGCCAGTGCCCCGGGTTGGGAAGGAGAGCATGCTTCCTCCTCGGATGACACACACCCTGTGTTATGTCACAGGCAGCCTTGTGACTATTAAAAGGTAGCCTTGTGTGGCGTTTTaaacccaaaacaaaactctgaCACTCTTAAACCTCATTCTAAGTGTCTGCCGGCTTCGGTTTTCCAACAGACAGCATTTATAGCAATGCCAGCCTTTGCCTGAAATGCCCTTTCCTTCCTGACGCTGCTGGGCCCCTGGCTGGGACTCCGTGGAGTCTCCGGGCCCGGCGTTTGGAGCCCTGCTGCCAGGGCCGGGCTGGGGCCAGCCGTGCTCTCCGTAAGCCGAATTCTGGTATGAAGTTAGTGACTTGCAGGGGGAACGTGAGGATTGTAAACTCTTGCTGCCTTCCGCTCCCTTTTTAGAGCCATTTCCCCAAAGTAGGCTCCCGGGAGCGCTAATTGGGTGAGATCCTCAAAAACgaaagggggatggggtgattctCTGATGGAGGAAGTCTGGAAAACATTGAGTTAAATAACatcaaaccattttttaaagttaaaaagggAAATGTAGAACTTATCAGAGCCTTGATTAGACCCACAAGCCCCGCGACCCCCGTCCAGGAGGGGTGTGGTGTGTGGAGCACCCCCATTGGGGGGAGCCAGGGAACTGCCCGCTGCGTTGTTTCTTGCTCAAAACACCTGCTGACCATCTCTCGAAACTACCTTGGGCCGTGTTGCCTGCTTCTATAAGCATCAGGACGAGCAGAGAGGGGGTTAGAGATcagtagagaggcagagactactAGGCAACTCCCACGGGATGGacccctcctacacacacacacacacacacacacacacacacacacacacataacatttGCGTACTGTGGTTTCTTGCTCAGCATGATTAACCAGTGGTCAGctttggaaatttcctttccAAAGGGAGAATGTGAAAATGAATGTCTCTCACGTAAGGGAGAATGTGTTGAAAGCTGGGAAATTCCtagcaataaaaaagagaactttCACCATGCTTACTGAAAATCCTCCGCAGGCTCGAATTGTTTTGAGCCTTTGGCCACTCCGTGGTCTTGAGGGATTGATTCCCCTTGCAGTGGTTCTCGCAGGGAATGCTGCTTCAGCGGAGCTCCAGGCTCTGAATTCTTGCTGCCGAGAACCATGTGAGCACTGGATTAGGAGCCCGGTCACCAGGCTCTGACAGTCTCCTGTGGCTTATGTCCGTGACATCAGCCCAGGCTGGTTTTCTCCTCTGTGGCCAGTGCTGAGTGaagcaaagatttaaaagaacTTTCTAAAAAATCAATCTACTCTTGAAGTAAAAGCAAAAAGTCAGAATTTCCTGAACCTAagtaaaaaaacagaaagcactgccctccccttccccaccgcccccccccccatgcaaaGTCCTGCTTGGGTCATGGCTAATTTGCTCTCCGACCCCAGAATCACAGGGAGGGGGGAACCCAAGACTTCGTGCACTCCACCTCATCACAAAGGCAGGGAAGGGATGGAGGTGTCAGCCGCGGGCTTTGGGGCTTTTTTCCATCAGGTAATGAAAGGTCTGAATCCAGAGCCTCTCCTTGGGACACATCTTCGGTAGCAGAACTGTTACTATGATCCCATGCAATAGTTAACTTTGGTCTCATCACATCCTGaatgaaattaaaaccaaatcctgccaagtcatccctgaaataaataggTAGTtgggggaaataaaaggaaagcacCCCCTTACTCATGTGTGACAACGAATGCATGGCCACATCCTGGCCCCATGGCAGGTGAGGGTAACAATGATGAGAATGCAGACTGGGGTGGAGAATGTGTGATGACAGGTGCACAGAGTGAGCTAGAATGGCCCAGCCGGCAGCAGGTGAGAAGAAAACCTGAAAGGAAAATGAGCCAGGGACAGTTACAGGGTAGGgtcatttgaatttcagataaacatgaCGCAACTTAATAGAACTATGCTTTGTGCAAGATTTGGgacatgcaatatttgggacatacctCTATTAAAATGATTACtccttgtttatctgaaattcaactGGGCACCCTGCGTTTTAATTTGCTAACACTGGCAGGAGAacgtgacatttgagctgagcctTGAGGAAGAGCAGGAATCTGTCAGGTGGATGAGGACAGAGGGTGGTGGTGGCATGAGGGACAGACATGCCAGGCTGAAGGAACGGTGCCACCCAGAAGGACAGAAGGGCACTGTGGGTCCAAGGAACAGTAAGCAGAGTGCCGGGCCTGGGGCTGACTTAGCCGTTAGGCACAGCGGACACCTTGGCTAGGAGCCACAAGATTTCTAGAGGCCCTTTTAATTAAATATCAGTGGTGATATTTTTCAAATCACAGGAAAAATTGAATAGGACAATATTGAACATATCATAACAAATCCAGTCGGGATTCTGTTCCCCTTTAGAAAGTCATGCGGCcatagaatttttaatattttatatagagGAGGATCCCACAAAGGCAAAAGTGCCTGAGGTGCATAAAAGTATTGCGGCCCTGGGTGTGGGGCCAGTAACAGACTTGCCATGCTCTCTTCTCGCACTTCCCTTCTAGGCTTCCCTTTATCGCCCTGTCGTTGAAGCCAACCTCTTCGTGAACATCATAACTAACACTTGGTAAGAACTTGTTACATGTATTATCCCATTAAATCTTCACAACAACAGCCCTCTTCCCACCCTTCAGGTTAGATTGTCTTCTCAAGATATTTGCACTTGGATCCCACTTAGGGCAACAGACCTAAGGGCAGGCCATCGACGTTCCAAGATTCCTTCACCCCCTTTGAGAAGACAACAGGAGTCAGGTGACCCGGAGCATGCTGGCAGTCAATGGGTGACAGAGGCAAGAAAAGTAGAGAGAAGATATAAGGCTTCAAGAAATCAGAGAACCAGCAGACACAAGCCATAAGGAAGAGGGTTTTAAACACATGGAATAGATTATTTTAACTAGGGACCTTCTTTGAAGTGGTGTATGTAAGGAATTTTAACCCACTTCCAGCTCTGTGCCTGGGTGTCATTCATTCGATTAATTATTAAACATCTATCTCCTACCAGAGAAGGgtataaagatataaagataaaagCATATAAAGATAAAGCCCTGAGGGGCCCCCAGATCGGAGGGACAGAAACAGTGTAAGATACATGGAGAAGACCGTGATAAGGACAACACAGCGTTACGGGACATGCAAGGATGGACCATAAATCCAgctgaggctgggggcagggggcgggggaaggTACCAGGGACAGCTTCCTGGAGGTGGCTGCCTGAATGTACTAGTGTAGGATGAGTAGGAATTTTCTAGACTgaagttgggggaagggaggccaTTCCATACAGAAGGGACTTGAAAGCTAAGCCAACAAGAGTAGAAAGAGCCTGGTGTACTTTTGGCTGAGAGGGTGGAGACAGGTCAAGGCCAGGGCTTTGGAAGGCAGGACTAACGGGTGTACTgggcaggacagggaaggaagccgcagggctgtgggtggggaggggtggggggacagagaaCCCTTCCTCTGCTGGGCTCCAGCTCCGCGTCCACCCTCGGGAAAGGAGCACTTCTGACCTCCACGCCTGACCTCACGCTCTCAgaccctctgcctccccaggctCCTGTCTGAGTCCCATTCTCTCAAGGCCTTGTATGCCCTGCTTCCACTCTCCCATGAAAAACTCTCCAGAGACAACTACTTTCCACAGGGAACTCCACAGGACCAAAAGGCTTCCAGACCAACAGTTCCCAAACTGCCCAGCTGAGCCCTAGGGAGTCATTCATAGATGCAAGggcttcttgattttaaaaactggggAAATGCTGCATATTTTAGTTCCATCTCAGAAAGAAATAGTACCTGTTAGCATATTAAACAAAGCCCTGAGAAGGCCTGCAGAGGAAAACCTGTGTAATTTTGTTTAACCCAGCAGCTCACAATCTTATTTGACCAAGGAGTATTtggcaacatcttttttttttaagattttatttatttattcatgagaggcacagaaagagaggcagagacacaggcagagggagaagcaggctccctgcagggagcctgatgcaggactcaatcccaggaacatgacctgagccaaaggaagacgctcagccactgagtcacccgggcgtCCCTGAGAGTAGTGTTCTGCTGGACACAACTTGGGAAATGGAATTCAACCAAAAGGAATGACCAAAGGGTCAACCAAAGAGTCAACCAAAGGAATGAATCTCTAATGGAAGAATTGCTGATGGCAGATGCTGAGTTCCTTCTGTGTAGGGATCTTTCCAGCCCACCATCAGTATAAGGCACCTTTGGCCTAAAGGACCTTACAAATGGCCACCACACTTTCTTACGTGTATCAGTTGGACTGATCCAGTAAACAACCAAATTCAACCATGTTCTCATTTCTCcctgggcctgagctggggtaaccaaccctcctcccctgtcctcactCTTCTCCCACCCTCAGTCCTAATCCCATCTGGCCAACTCTGCCATAGCTCACAATTGCTGGGCTGGAAGATACTCCAAGGGGTTCTAATTCACgttacacacacagaaaaaaatcagccATTGTGGTCTTCATTAGTGCTGCTCACCAAACAATCACAGATCCTTTCCACCCCTGGCGACGTGATAAGATTACACATTTGGATTTCCTCATGATTGACTGAGGCCAGTGACTGACCAAGGAGCACGAGCAGAAGAGGCTTGTCTTTCTTCTGAGCCTGACATTGAATTGCCTTTCTTTTCCTACAGGACAGCAACTAGAAACATTCAAGATGGCGGCTGTTCTGTCAACCTGGAGTGACCATGGTGGATGGAACCACTCTGCCAACCCATGACAGACACGCATGGCAAACGAGAAAGGACCCGCTGTAATCCGAGCCACCGAGATGTGGAGTCTTTCGTTCCTGTAGCACATCTTAGTCTTTCCTCACAGAGGCAAGTTTTTATTATGATGAGGTGTAGTGTGGGACATGAAGACAAAGTAcctggcagaggcagggagagtcAGGAGTGTAAGggctcagagggagagggagtggcaGCAAATAGAGTGGAGGAGGTAACCAAGGGCCCAATCATGTAGAGTCTTCGGGTCATTGTAGGGATTTAGGATTTTATTCTGAACCAGGCAGGAAGCCATCAGGAGGTTTTAAGAAGACTGGTGACAGAATCTGGCTTGTGATGCTAAAGGACTCTTCTAGCTGCTTTGTGGAGTACAGACTGTGGAGGAGCAAAAACAGGTGCAGAAACAGGCCAGGCCACTGCAGCAATGCACGTGGGTGATGGTGGGGACTTGGACCAGCGTCAGCAACGGTAGTGCTGTCAGGACTTGCTCAGGGTCTGGAGTGAGGGGCCGGGAGAGCAGGAGTGAAGGTGTGATCAGAGTGGTACCGAGTCTGAAGCCAAAGCCGTGGCATCTCCAAGAAGACCAAGCTGCACATGTCGCATGCAGGGGACTCATTCCGGCCTCATTCTGGACCTTTTCTGCTGGGAAGGTCACCAAGTAAGAGGAGAGACGCTGCCTGCTGACATCCTAACTGTGGGTAAGGCAGGAGCCAGTGCAGGGGCAGGGCTCTGAGGGAGCCTGCCAGGCCCTGAGGTCTGGAATGCCATTAAAGTGCGTATGCCAGGCCAGTTGGCTCGTGGGCGGGATGAATCTGCTGCCGCTCCCTCTGACAATGTTTAGCATGAAATAAAAAGTATGGCTTTCAAATGATACCGCCAGGAAGATTCTTGAGCAAATATGGCCAAAGCCGCTCTGCAGAATGTTCTCAGAGGCTGGGATTCCATTCGCCTCCAGCCCTCTTTTTCCATCTGGTCCTTCCCAGGCCTGCACTGAGGTCCAGCCGGACAGTCACATTGGCCTCCTCACAGGTCCCCCGCCTTCCAACCCTTCCCCTCCAGCTTCACTCATGGCTGCCAAATTGATCTTCCACACCTCGCAATCCTATTCAAAATTCCTCTCTTCCTGCTGCCAGTCACATCCCTCAGACTGCCAATCCAAGCCTCCACAATTTGTTTCAAACAAATCTTTTCTCTAGTTGTGTTTACGTCCCCCAAATCTTCCTGTTTAACTAACCTCTACCCTTCAGTCACTGTGGATGACCTCCAGAACCTCAAAATACACACTGCGCTTGCTACACTTTCCATGGCTGGACCCTTGCCCAAGTCTTTCCCTCTGCTGGGAATAAGGTCCTTCTTCTCTTCAGCGTTCCAGATTCTCCCCAGCTGGTGTCCATCACCCACTTCACTGTGGTCCTGCAGCTAAGCTCCTCGTGTGTGGATCATGCTAGTGGCGTGGGCCCCCTTCCTTGTGGATATGTGTGCACTGATCTCCTGTTCTCTGCTAGGTTGAGGGCTCCTTGAATGCATGAGCCACATCTGGCTCA
Proteins encoded in this window:
- the GDNF gene encoding glial cell line-derived neurotrophic factor isoform X2, with the translated sequence MKLWDVVAVCLVLLHTASALPLPAANVPEDYSDQFDDVMDFIQATIRRLKRSPEKQMAVPARRERNRQAAAAGPEHSRGKGRRGPRGRNRGCVLTAIHLNVTDLGLGYETKEELIFRYCSGSCDAAETMYDKILKNLSKSRRLASDKAGQACCRPIAYDDDLSFLDDNLVYHILRKHSAKRCGCI
- the GDNF gene encoding glial cell line-derived neurotrophic factor isoform X1, producing MKLWDVVAVCLVLLHTASALPLPAGKRPPEAPAEDRSLGRRRAPSAPSSDSNVPEDYSDQFDDVMDFIQATIRRLKRSPEKQMAVPARRERNRQAAAAGPEHSRGKGRRGPRGRNRGCVLTAIHLNVTDLGLGYETKEELIFRYCSGSCDAAETMYDKILKNLSKSRRLASDKAGQACCRPIAYDDDLSFLDDNLVYHILRKHSAKRCGCI